The genomic stretch ACTTTCTTGGATGGTAGTGGATAATACAGTTATAGTTCTTCATCAGTtctaaccaacgcctctgtctcatattAAGTTCCTTTTGGAtaaagaagtacttaaggctcttatggtcactatatatctcactCTTTTCACTATACAAGTAGTACCATCAAACTTTCAAAGCAAAAATCACAACTgccaattccaaatcatgggtAGTGTTGTtttctcatagtccttcaactgaGATGATGCATAAGAAATGACTTTGTAATCCTGCATTAGCACATGACCCAAATCCAatttggatgcatcactatacacaaccgtACCACTTGTTCTGGTTAGAATAGTCAAAATTGGATTTGACACCGATCTCCGTCTCAACTCTctgaaactcttctcacatgcatcgaaccactcaaatttcacacccccTTCCATGTAAGTCAGGTCATTGGTGTCGAAAtatgggagaagttctcaataaacctttTGTAGTATCCaaccaatcctagaaaactatgaATGTCTACCACAGGTCTTGGGAGTGTCCCACTTTAGAATTACCTTTACTTTTCTTGGGTCAACTTTTATATCCTTAtctgagacaatgtggcctaggaatgccaatTGTGAAAGCCAGAACTTGCACTTGCTGAACTTGgcgtagagttgcttctctctcagacaTTGCAATACCAGTCTTAGGTGGATGGCATGTTCCtttgcattcttggaatataCCAAGATGTTATCAATaaacacaatcacaaacttgtccaaaacatccttgaatacccggttcatcaagtccataaatgtaGCTGGTGCATtagttgttggtgtatgatgtcttgtattccgtcgcagtttaatccagggagtactggtgcagcacctagacaggcaggacgacggtcccgctaaccggttagtgggccgtgggggttgcaaggggtgCAAGAGGCCCCCTGCagagcagggggtgtagggggcgcaacCTCCTGCTCGAATtctttatttgagggcaattgtgtacttttcggattagggtttttttcgctatatatttgtagcgagggtttctttctctgtaatacaagcaatactgagaggtgtgaggacgagcgttgtaaccctattctgcattgatagtgaagtaggatctcatcccaccagggacgtaggcaaccttgccgaacctcgtaaaatccgtgtgcattgtttgttttgttttttcattatcttctgcatcgttttagggttgcgtttctacattaGTCAATTCGAAAGACGTCACAAAGAGTTTGTAGTGTCTAAACCGAGATCTAAAATCTGTCTTGTTGACATCACTACCCTTAATCCTGAGCTGATGGTAGCCCGATTTAAGGTCAATCTCGGAAAATACTTtagcaccctgcaactgatcaaacagatcatcaataCTTAGCAAgggatatcggttcttgatggttagcttgttaagctcccgataatcaatACACGACCTTATAATtacatccttctttttgacgaACAGTACTTGTGCTCCCTAGGGGGACAcattaggtctaatgaatcctttCTTCAAAAGATCTTACAGTTGTACCTAtagttccttcaactctgtgggggtcATGCGGTATGGGGGTTTTGATACAGGTGCTGACCCTGGGAGTAAGTCTATCACAAACTCTATCTTGAATTAAcaaactgattttttttcttatagaaatagagaaacaaaaTGGTTATACCAatatttacaagaaaaaaaaaaagcatgccCTAACTAGCTAAATCTGGTCAGATCGGCCAATCCCTGTTATGCcaagatttaccaaaaaaaaaaaaagaatgaatgaagAGAGATTTACGAAAGGTTTGTGTGTACAAATGCAGTTGGTGCATAATTATCTTCTCTTAAATTAATGCAAAAACCATTTGTGTCCACATGAACTGCTACTCCTTCTCAACCACAGGGAGGAGATCGCACCGAAGCTTCTTAGCTTTAAAGCTTTAGATTTTATCAAAACGTTATCTATTATTGCACACACATTGATTCTCAACCAACCACTTCACTGTCCACAAGTTTTTATGCCTACGCGTCTTTATATATTTCCTCTctgcatattttttatttcttcacgtttggatattttttttccctatttccaTTCTTTTGGCACCCCTcaacattttcttctttctcagtCTTCTTTGAATCTTTTGAGACTCAACGACTTTCATAGCTCAAAGAGATATCAAAACCTGCTTCTCTGTCTGTTCTGTTATCTTcaaaatctcttctttttcctctctctctctctctctctctctctctctgtgtgtgtgtgtgtgtgtgtgtgtgtgtgtgtgtgtgtgtgtgaaagtgagtgatagagaaagaaagattaTAGAAAAATAGTCCATCTGTGTAGCTCCAAAAAACTCTTCTACAGTTAAGATTTTAAGAGttgagaaatagaaaaaaaaaattatcagaaacagagaaagacGAGAAGGAAGGGAATGAAAATCCAATGTGATGTGTGTGAGAAGGCACCGGCTACTTTGATATGTTGTGCCGATGAGGCAGCTCTGTGTGCCAAGTGTGACATCGAAGTTCATGAAGCAAACAAGCTTGCAAGCAAACATCAGAGGCTTCTTCTTCAGTGCCTCTCCAACAAGCTCCCTAAATGTGATATCTGCCAAGTAAATatgcctctgcctctgcctctgcctccATATTTGTTTTGTAGTTGGGTTTTCTCTAATTTTCCTCTTCTTAAATTAGGCAATCATTGTATCCGCCATTTTTGTTTCTGTCCAAGTATTGTTTGATTTGGGTTCATTTGATAGTCTTATTTCTCCCCTAGCCTATTTTGATTCACTTGCCTTGGGTATGGAAGTAAataccctgaggatggaggtgGGCAACTAGGAAGTATTTTCTAATCGTCTGAAGTTCTATTTACTATTCTCCCGTATTCACTAAATGATAGAGATCAGGATGCTTCTAGGTTGTTTGGATCAGAGCAACCTTAGTGGTTCATCAGCTTGGGGATCTATAGAGTTTCTGATCGACTGAAATGTGGTTTGTATTTACATTATTCTGTGAGTAGTTAATGATGCAATTGGAAAATAGATAGGGAAGAATGCATCAGGTTTAGAAATCAGAACTATATATTATTGTAAGAGCAATAACCAAAAAAGAGGTAATGAAACAGTTTGCTATGTTAAATGTTGCCCAATGTGGTTCTAAGCTAAGTTGTGTACTCTAAAGTGGATCTGAGTTATAATTATTTGCAATTTTTGTTTTCCACCTAATTTGTAGGAGAAGGCAGCCTTCATCTTCTGTGTGGAAGATAGAGCCCTGTTATGTCGAGACTGTGATGAGCCTATCCATTCAGCTAATAGTCTTTCAGTAAACCACCAGAGATTATTGGCCACTGGCATTCAGGTGGCTTTAAACTCTAGTTCTGCCAATGTAACTGAGAAGAGCTGTTTAGAGCCATCCAACCAGAACTCACCGCCACTGTCCGTGAAGATGCCAACACCACAGACCACAACTTATGCTTCTTCATCATGGGCAGCTGTTGATGACATGTTACAGCTTTTGGATTTTGAGTCCAGCGACAAggtaaagttttctttcattttttttttctcttttttggccTTATTTGATAAATAGCTAGACTGCAAGATGGAAATCACAATGATGAGAATGTAATTATATAGTTTTCTTTAATCCAGGGCTCCATTATCTGAAGTCTTTTAGTTTGTTCAATTCCATTGAATCCAGTTCTCTCTTATATTTGCTTCtattgctttctttttcttttctttttttttctttttttttttctctctctctcttgccctGTTATTTTATTAATACATGTTTTCATTTGATGTCCAGAAAGGATCTGTTGAGTTTGGTGAGCTTGAATGTTTTACAGACATTGGTCTCTTTGGTGAGAAAGTACCTGAGGAGACCTTGGCAGCTGCTGAAGTTCCTCAACTCTCCATTTCACAACCAAGCAATGCCACCTTATACATACCCACCAAATCCAACATTCCCCACAAGAAGCCTAGGATTGAGATATCAGATGAAGAAGAGTACTTCACAGTTCCTGATCTCGGCTGATTTAAAATATGAATACAGTATCATGTAGGTGTTTGTTTGTTAGTGTGATGCAGTAAATATACATGGAAAGAAGTGTTACAGGGAATTACAATGTTTATTCTTTTACCATTGCCATGTTTTTATAACCTTGGAGTCATTCATGTTTTGAAGCAAGGCTGAAACACACTTTTCCTCTGTGTGAATCATGATTAACTCCAACATGACAAATTTTAGCTTTTAGCTTCTCTTATATGTTTTATCTGTTGTATGTAATCATGGGCAAGCATAGCTATGAAATGAGCCAATAAATCATTTTAGTATGTATCGCATTGTGATTTACCAGTCTACCAATTGAACGATTTGCCATATGCTTTTACCCCTATTTTGAGAAGACATGATGATGATATGTGGCTGAGGCCTAAGGTCTAGTCTCAGGGAATTTAGATCCCCTGACCTCATTCATACCTCTAGATGATGCACATAAAGTTTGTTGGGTTTCTGAATGTGGAGTTCCTTCCACCAACAAAAGGGAGAACATATctacattcttcttcttttgtatcTAATTATGAAATTGATCAACTAGTGTTACTTGTGCGAGTTTGCTGTGGTTCTAGATGGATTTCTGTACTGCAAATATTAATGCCTATGTGGTTTGATTTTTGACTTATTAGGATCAGTCTAGGATGATAATCATGAtaattcattctcttttctttggctCTATTTGTTGCATGTCATTGAGTTGAATTGCATTTAAGTTATGAAATCTGTGTTCCTTTTAGGAGGTTTGAAACATTCTAGTAAAAATGAAGGAATTGGAGCAGCTGGTGTTTTAAGGATGTTGTATTTGGATTTGAAATAAGAAAGTTTCAAAAATACTTTTCAAAACTATTCTCTTATTTTATATTATGTCTTCAAGGTTTACCAACCCAAGGTTTGCTTTGTTATATAAACAAAAAAGGTGGTTTGTGATTCTTTAATCCCACATGGAAGTTGGGAACACACTTTCAAAGAAAAGGTGGTTGTGTTCTAAGAGCGAGGTGTTTTTCACTTGTGCGTTGGGCCAGGAGGGTagggtgtggtgtggtgtggtgtggtgagGTGTGGTTAAATGggtttattgtattttttggaCAATGGATTTAAGGAGCTTTTTGTGCTTATTTGTGACTTTTATTAAATCATTGGCTTTTAATACTAGGCCTAAACGGATTGTATTAATTGTCACATGCCTTGTGTTCGGATATAGTTATACATATGGGGGGTGTCCATACAAGCATAAAGGCCTACGGACATTGATTCAGAATCTACTAAGGAGATTGAATCTTGGCCCTACATCTTGGAGACACGTTTTTAGGGACCCTTGAAAGGGCATCTCCACAACTATAAATAGGGGACGTGGGTGCATTTATTTCATCAATTCTAAAGTTGTTTTTggagaaatctctctctctctctctctctctctcacacacacacacacacacacacaaaattacttgttttctatatattttggtttttggatTTGTTGGGCATAGCCTTCCTCATTTTGTCAAAATCAATAGAGTGAATACAACACTTCTCTAATCATCCTTCAAGGTTGTTATATCTTGGAGGTAGGATCACAAGATCTGAAAATGTATTAATATGGGCCGGTGTTTACCACCTTAGGGAGAGTATCAGTTGAGAGACACAACTAAACCTTATATGAAATAGTATCATTGAAGATTGGTTCACTGGTGTGGTTTGATTCATTGAAGACAAGTTCATCTACTCGAAGCAGATTGATTTGTTCACTTGAAGCTTGATGCATTCTCtttattagtagattcataCCACTTACAAAGATAATAAGTCTTATTTCTCACTATTTTACTATTAAAGTAGTATATCTATTAACTACATTCTTAAGATATTAAAATCTGAGACTAAAAGATCATGGGAGGCACAAATCCTCTTCCTAGTATTTCTCCTATGGTCCTACCTCTCCTCCTCTTGCACCTATTCAGGATGCTGGTCCTACCTAGAATATTGCTTCCGTAGCACCAGCTATGGGCAATCTTcgtatttttttctaattttgacATGACTGAACCATTCAATGGTGAAAATTTTAAGAAGTGGAAACAAATGGTTTTGTTTGCATTGGTATATAGTTGGGGTCCTACCGAGCCAAAATGTTGCTTCCCTTGCCCAAGGAGGGTGATAACCCTACCTTGAAGAACAAGAGagtgttagaactccctatgggtttgagtttgaaaccctattgaggaaaccacacaggaaaaacaagaacacgaatctaataaaattatggaggatcgatttgtacctttcacctagtatgctgaagatgattgatgttggtcactcccactttcgctctcttggcttggctatggatcttctacagccccttaaacctccttggttctctcactttagtggtaaagtgggaaagagtgaataatggctgtagggacccaaaacctagtatttataatactgtcctgcactcaaaatcctaaaccataatgggttgagccagcatatccctaagcttgagagtggaccgaaccggtttatgcaatttgactctcacccatttaatcaacccgaataattaatttagcccataaatccaacaatctcccacttgggctacattaattataaggatgtcttttaaattggtgtgaccatagaatcttattacattaaccactcttactgtgatttaGTTGAAAacccactcacatcgaataacagcagaagatacaccccaatatacggcatacaactttctgttattacaaacataagtaagtttcttaacacgaatctatgtgggataccatcatagaaatattgacatatcctcaaattacactgttgtcattctatgtaggtccttaactgagatattaaccttcactgtggcaaatcgcctttgacctgtggttaatatctaactgtggcattccgcctataaactgtggcaaatattgcctat from Macadamia integrifolia cultivar HAES 741 unplaced genomic scaffold, SCU_Mint_v3 scaffold39, whole genome shotgun sequence encodes the following:
- the LOC122068422 gene encoding B-box zinc finger protein 24-like, yielding MKIQCDVCEKAPATLICCADEAALCAKCDIEVHEANKLASKHQRLLLQCLSNKLPKCDICQEKAAFIFCVEDRALLCRDCDEPIHSANSLSVNHQRLLATGIQVALNSSSANVTEKSCLEPSNQNSPPLSVKMPTPQTTTYASSSWAAVDDMLQLLDFESSDKKGSVEFGELECFTDIGLFGEKVPEETLAAAEVPQLSISQPSNATLYIPTKSNIPHKKPRIEISDEEEYFTVPDLG